In a single window of the Streptomyces sp. NBC_00353 genome:
- a CDS encoding ATP-binding protein — MEFQGRAGDLELLAEQYRTVAEGRGATRGRAVIMTGRRRVGKSRLVQEFCDRSGAPYVVFQATRGRNPVTERADFVATLAQSLLPGAELIAGLQAQDWNQALRSLALAVPDDSPSIAVIDEVPWLVEQDQEFEGALQTVWDRHLSSKPVLLLLVGSDTSVMEALQSYGRPFFGRAAKMTVQPLNLADVQAMTGLDAAEAVDAQLITGGFPEIVQSWRPGMGRTAFLQASVANPLSPLLVAGELSLLGEFPEASHSRAVLEAVGSGERTFSAIAAQAGGAGALPSGTLSPLLATLQAKRVLAADLPLSVKSDTKNKRYRIADPYLRFWLAFLARAIPLIERGRGDLALERIERSWTTWRGRAVEPLIRESLLRLMPDDEWPGTEAIGGWWNRQNNPEVDLIGADREPVARQVHFVGSVKWFETQPFGRHEYDALVRDVLAVPGAAPDTPLVAVSRCGVADDLPLAAHWGPEDLVRAWQPR, encoded by the coding sequence GTGGAGTTCCAAGGCCGGGCCGGAGATCTTGAGCTGTTGGCCGAGCAGTACCGGACGGTGGCCGAGGGGCGTGGAGCCACCCGGGGGCGGGCCGTGATCATGACGGGTCGGCGCCGCGTGGGGAAGTCGCGACTGGTCCAGGAGTTCTGCGACCGCTCGGGGGCGCCGTACGTGGTGTTCCAGGCCACCCGGGGGCGTAACCCTGTGACGGAGCGCGCCGACTTTGTCGCGACCCTCGCGCAGTCACTGCTGCCAGGGGCGGAGTTGATCGCCGGCCTCCAGGCGCAGGACTGGAACCAGGCCCTGCGCTCGCTGGCACTCGCGGTACCCGATGACTCGCCCAGCATCGCGGTGATTGACGAGGTGCCCTGGCTGGTCGAGCAGGATCAGGAATTCGAGGGCGCACTCCAGACCGTCTGGGACCGGCACCTGTCTTCCAAGCCCGTGCTTCTGCTGCTGGTCGGCAGCGATACATCGGTGATGGAGGCACTGCAGTCGTACGGGCGCCCGTTCTTCGGCCGGGCGGCCAAAATGACCGTTCAGCCCCTGAACCTGGCCGACGTGCAGGCCATGACCGGGCTCGACGCCGCAGAAGCTGTCGACGCCCAGTTGATCACCGGCGGTTTCCCCGAGATCGTGCAGTCATGGCGGCCGGGAATGGGGCGTACGGCCTTTCTGCAAGCTTCGGTCGCCAATCCTCTCTCGCCTCTGCTGGTGGCCGGCGAGCTGTCCCTGCTGGGCGAATTCCCCGAGGCTTCGCACTCGCGAGCCGTACTGGAAGCGGTCGGCAGCGGTGAGCGCACATTCAGCGCGATCGCAGCCCAGGCCGGCGGCGCCGGCGCGCTGCCGTCCGGCACGCTCTCCCCGCTGTTGGCAACGTTGCAGGCCAAGCGCGTCCTGGCCGCCGATCTCCCTCTGTCCGTCAAGTCGGACACCAAGAACAAGCGCTATCGGATCGCCGATCCGTATCTGCGGTTCTGGCTGGCCTTCCTGGCGCGCGCGATCCCACTCATCGAGCGTGGCCGCGGTGACCTGGCGTTGGAACGCATCGAGCGGTCATGGACCACTTGGCGCGGGAGAGCGGTCGAGCCGCTGATCCGCGAGTCCCTGCTGCGTCTGATGCCCGATGACGAGTGGCCCGGGACCGAGGCCATCGGCGGTTGGTGGAACCGTCAGAACAACCCCGAGGTCGACCTCATCGGTGCGGACCGCGAGCCGGTGGCGCGGCAGGTGCACTTCGTCGGGTCGGTCAAGTGGTTCGAGACCCAGCCCTTCGGCCGTCACGAGTACGACGCCTTGGTACGCGACGTGCTCGCCGTCCCCGGTGCCGCCCCGGACACTCCGCTGGTCGCGGTCTCCCGCTGCGGTGTGGCCGACGATCTGCCGCTGGCCGCGCACTGGGGACCGGAGGACCTCGTACGGGCGTGGCAGCCCCGATAG
- a CDS encoding DUF3825 domain-containing protein: protein MTTDKQPLPSPADLAKLKQNHEAGAPTPEIRVRRPGNALFEYAYMGYVRKTLADPAAKPDLYDQLAVMAEPEDWDGRSPEAVGSIRILRNYIRWTFERASRQEKLSASSSGTYSAFNTGLATPQQETIYGLFRRNSRSDSQQWAFVSWVEASKREFMDHFPPSLRPEFVTYTEDPADYVYDWRRELVVNVDHILNEETGNLERFPEALRNNPYLARMALKGAVDASVDRVRRNYKAAVPSWYPTHDTVQLLLPLSLQSVGVVDLALVVSRQGEFYRGHTVLTTAMAYTNARLLARPDSDWLQPASEEETG from the coding sequence GTGACCACGGACAAGCAGCCCCTGCCGTCACCAGCGGATCTTGCAAAGCTGAAGCAGAACCACGAGGCCGGCGCGCCCACCCCGGAGATACGGGTGCGCCGGCCCGGCAACGCCCTGTTCGAATACGCGTACATGGGTTACGTCCGCAAGACATTGGCCGACCCTGCGGCCAAGCCGGACCTCTACGACCAGTTGGCCGTGATGGCAGAGCCTGAGGACTGGGACGGACGTTCCCCTGAGGCTGTGGGAAGCATCCGAATCCTGCGCAACTACATCCGGTGGACGTTCGAACGGGCAAGCCGGCAGGAGAAGCTCTCGGCCAGCTCCAGCGGTACGTACTCCGCCTTCAACACGGGCTTGGCGACACCCCAGCAGGAGACGATCTACGGACTGTTTCGCCGCAACAGCCGTTCCGACAGCCAGCAATGGGCCTTCGTCAGCTGGGTCGAGGCGAGTAAGCGCGAGTTCATGGACCACTTCCCGCCTTCGCTGCGTCCCGAGTTCGTGACCTACACCGAGGACCCTGCGGACTACGTCTACGACTGGCGGCGAGAACTCGTCGTAAACGTTGACCACATCCTCAACGAAGAGACCGGGAACCTCGAACGCTTCCCGGAGGCACTGCGCAATAACCCGTACCTCGCGCGCATGGCACTGAAGGGCGCGGTCGACGCGTCCGTGGACCGTGTCCGCCGCAACTACAAGGCCGCGGTGCCCTCTTGGTATCCGACTCATGACACCGTCCAACTACTGCTGCCCCTGTCATTGCAGTCCGTCGGCGTGGTCGATCTGGCACTGGTCGTCTCCCGGCAGGGTGAGTTCTATCGCGGCCATACGGTCCTCACCACTGCCATGGCGTACACCAACGCCCGCCTCCTCGCGCGCCCCGACAGCGACTGGCTTCAGCCGGCGTCCGAGGAAGAGACCGGGTAG